A single genomic interval of Bos indicus isolate NIAB-ARS_2022 breed Sahiwal x Tharparkar chromosome 5, NIAB-ARS_B.indTharparkar_mat_pri_1.0, whole genome shotgun sequence harbors:
- the DCTN2 gene encoding dynactin subunit 2 — protein sequence MADPKYADLPGIARNEPDVYETSDLPEDDQAEFDAEELTSTSVEHIIVNPNAAYDKFKDKRVGTKGLDFSDRIGKTKRTGYESGEYEMLGEGLGVKETPQQKYQRLLHEVQELTTEVEKIKTTVKESATEEKLTPVVLAKQLAALKQQLVASHLEKLLGPDAAINLTDPDGALAKRLLLQLEATKNSKGTGSGGKTTSGTPPDSSLVTYELHSRPEQDKFSQAAKVAELEKRLTELEATVRCDQDAQNPLSAGLQGACLMDTVELLQAKVGALDLAVLDQVEARLQSVLGKVNEIAKHKASVEDADTQSKVHQLYETIQRWSPIAASLPELVQRLVTIKQLHEQAMQFGQLLTHLDTTQQMIACSLKDNATLLTQVQTTMCENLSTIEGNFANIDERMKKLGK from the exons ATGGCGGACCCTAAGTACGCCGACCTTCCCGGCATT GCCAGGAACGAGCCAGATGTTTATGAAACCAGCGACCTGCCTGAGGATGATCAAGCAGAGTTTGATGCG GAGGAACTGACGAGCACCAGTGTGGAGCACATCATTGTCAATCCCAATGCTGCCTATGACAAGTTCAAAGACAAGAGAGTGGGCACAAAGGGACTTG ATTTCTCAGATCGAATTGGAAAAACCAAAAGAACGGGATATGAATCTGGAGAATATGAGATG CTTGGAGAGGGTCTGGGAGTGAAGGAGACACCCCAGCAAAAGTACCAGAGACTACTGCATGAAGTCCAAGAGCTGACAACTGAAGTTGAAAAAATCAAG ACGACAGTGAAGGAATCAGCCACTGAGGAGAAGCTGACCCCCGTGGTGCTGGCTAAACAGCTGGCCGCCCTGAAGCAGCAGCTGGTTGCTTCCCATCTGGAGAAGCTGCTGGGACCAGATGCGGCAATCAACCTTACTGACCCCGATGGAGCTCTGGCTAA GCGCCTACTGCTGCAGCTGGAAGCAACAaagaacagcaaagggactggtTCAGGGGGCAAGACCACCAGTGGAACCCCCCCAGATAGCAGCTTGGTCACTTATGAACTGCATTCTCGGCCTGAGCAGGACAAGTTCTCTCAAGCTGCCAAa GTGGCAGAACTCGAGAAGCGCCTGACAGAGCTGGAAGCCACTGTACGCTGTGATCAGGATGCTCAG AATCCCCTTTCAGCAGGTCTGCAGGGAGCCTGCCTCATG GATACTGTAGAGCTGTTGCAGGCGAAGGTGGGCGCCCTGGACCTTGCAGTTTTGGACCAAGTGGAGGCTCGGTTACAG AGTGTGCTGGGAAAAGTGAATGAGATTGCCAAGCATAAAGCTTCTGTAGAGGATGCAGATACACAGAGCAAG GTGCACCAGCTGTATGAAACCATACAGCGCTGGAGCCCCATCGCCGCCTCCCTTCCTGAGCTGGTACAGAGACTTGTCACCATCAAGCAGCTGCATGAACAAG CCATGCAGTTTGGTCAGCTTCTGACACACTTGGATACCACGCAGCAAATGATTGCTTGTTCCCTCAAGGACAATGCCACCCTCTTGACTCAG GTGCAGACGACGATGTGTGAAAACCTGTCCACAATTGAGGGGAACTTTGCCAACATTGATGAAAGGATGAAGAAACTGGGAAAGTGA
- the KIF5A gene encoding kinesin heavy chain isoform X2, with the protein MTETNNECSIKVLCRFRPLNQAEILRGDKFIPIFQGDDSVVIGGKPYVFDRVFPPNTTQEQVYHACAMQIVKDVLAGYNGTIFAYGQTSSGKTHTMEGKLHDPQLMGIIPRIARDIFNHIYSMDENLEFHIKVSYFEIYLDKIRDLLDVTKTNLSVHEDKNRVPFVKGCTERFVSSPEEILDVIDEGKSNRHVAVTNMNEHSSRSHSIFLINIKQENMETEQKLSGKLYLVDLAGSEKVSKTGAEGAVLDEAKNINKSLSALGNVISALAEGTKSYVPYRDSKMTRILQDSLGGNCRTTMFICCSPSSFNDAETKSTLMFGQRAKTIKNTASVNLELTAEQWKKKYEKEKEKTKAQKETIAKLEAELSRWRNGENVPETERLAGEEATLGAELCEETPVNDNSSIVVRIAPEERQKYEEEIRRLYKQLDDKDDEINQQSQLIEKLKQQMLDQEELLVSTRGDNEKVQRELSHLQSENDAAKDEVKEVLQALEELAMNYDQKSQEVEEKSQQNQLLVDELSQKVATMLSLESELQRLQEVSGHQRKRIAEVLNGLMKDLSEFSVIVGNGEIKLPVEISGAIEEEFTVARLYISKIKSEVKSVVKRCRQLENLQVECHRKMEVTGRELSSCQLLISQHEAKIRSLTEYMQSVELKKRHLEESYDSLSDELAKLQAQETVHEVTLKDKEPDTQDTEDVKKALELQMESHREAHHRQLARLRDEINEKQKTIDELKDLNQKLQLELEKLQADYEKLKNEEHEKSTKLQELTFLYERHEQSKQDLKGLEETVARELQTLHNLRKLFVQDVTTRVKKSAEMEPEDSGGIHSQKQKISFLENNLEQLTKVHKQLVRDNADLRCELPKLEKRLRATAERVKALEGALKEAKEGAMKDKRRYQQEVDRIKEAVRYKSSGKRGHSAQIAKPVRPGHYPASSPTNPYGTRSPECISYTNSLFQNYQNLYLQAAPSSTSDMYFANSCTSSGATSSGGPLTSYQKANMDNGNATDINDNRSDLPCGYEAEDQAKLFPLHQETAAS; encoded by the exons ATGACCGAGACCAACAACGAATGTAGCATCAAGGTGCTCTGCCGATTTCGGCCCCTAAATCAGGCCGAGATTCTGCGGGGGGACAAGTTCATTCCCATTTTCCAAGGGGACGACAGCGTCGTTATTGGG GGGAAGCCATATGTCTTTGACCGTGTATTTCCCCCAAACACGACTCAGGAGCAAGTTTATCATGCCTGTGCCATGCAGATTGTCAAAG ATGTCCTAGCTGGCTACAATGGCACCATTTTTGCTTATGGACAGACATCCTCAGGGAAGACACATACTATGGAG GGAAAGCTGCATGACCCCCAGCTGATGGGAATCATTCCTCGAATTGCCCGAGACATCTTCAACCACATCTATTCCATGGATGAGAATCTTGAGTTCCATATCAAG gtttCTTACTTTGAGATTTACCTGGACAAAATCCGTGACCTTCTGGATG TGACCAAGACAAATCTGTCTGTGCATGAGGACAAGAACCGGGTGCCATTTGTCAAG GGTTGTACTGAGCGCTTTGTGTCCAGCCCGGAGGAGATTTTAGATGTGATTGATGAAGGGAAATCAAATCGTCACGTGGCTGTCACCA ACATGAATGAACACAGCTCTCGAAGCCATAGCATCTTCCTCATCAACATCAAGCAGGAAAATATGGAGACTGAGCAGAAGCTGAGTGGAAAGCTGTATCTAGTGGACCTGGCAGGAAGCGAGAAG GTCAGCAAGACTGGAGCTGAGGGAGCCGTGCTGGATGAGGCCAAGAATATCAACAAGTCCCTGTCGGCCCTGGGGAACGTGATCTCGGCGCTGGCTGAGGGCACG AAAAGCTACGTTCCATATCGTGACAGTAAAATGACACGGATTCTCCAGGACTCCTTGGGAGGAAACTGCCGAACAACGATGTTCATCTGCTGCTCACCATCCAGCTTCAACGACGCGGAGACCAAGTCCACCCTGATGTTCGGGCAGCG GGCAAAGACCATTAAGAACACTGCCTCCGTGAATCTGGAGTTGACTGCTGAGCAGtggaaaaagaaatatgagaaggagaaggagaagacgaAGGCTCAGAAGGAGACGATTGCGAAGCTGGAGGCAGAGCTGAGCCGGTGGCGCAATG GAGAGAACGTGCCTGAGACAGAGCGCCTGGCCGGGGAGGAGGCCACCCTGGGAGCCGAGCTCTGCGAGGAGACACCTGTGAATGACAACTCATCCATTGTAGTGCGCATTGCGCCCGAGGAGCGGCAGAAGTATGAGGAGGAGATCCGCCGCCTCTACAAGCAGCTTGATGACAAG GATGATGAGATCAACCAGCAGAGCCAACTCATAGAGAAGCTCAAGCAGCAAATGCTGGACCAGGAAGAG CTGCTGGTGTCCACTCGAGGAGACAATGAGAAGGTCCAGCGGGAGCTGAGCCACCTGCAGTCAGAGAATGATGCCGCAAAGGATGAGGTGAAGGAAGTGCTGCAGGCTCTGGAGGAGCTGGCCATGAACTATGACCAGAAGTCCCAGGAGGTGGAGGAGAAGAGCCAGCAGAACCAGCTTCTGGTGGATGAGCTGTCTCAGAAGGTG GCCACTATGCTGTCCCTGGAGTCTGAGTTGCAGCGGCTGCAGGAGGTCAGTGGACACCAGCGAAAACGGATTGCTGAGGTACTGAATGGGCTGATGAAGGACCTGAGTGAGTTCAGTGTCATCGTGGGCAATGGAGAGATTAAGCTG CCAGTGGAGATTAGTGGGGCCATTGAGGAGGAGTTCACGGTGGCCCGACTCTACATCAGCAAAATCAAATCTGAAGTCAAGTCTGTGGTCAAGCGGTGCCGGCAGCTGGAGAACCTTCAGGTCGAATGTCACCGCAAGATGGAAGTGACTGGGCGGGAGCTCTCATCCTGCCAACTCCTTATCTCCCAG CATGAGGCCAAGATCCGCTCCCTGACGGAATACATGCAGAGCGTGGAACTCAAGAAACGGCACCTGGAAGAGTCCTATGACTCCCTGAGTGACGAGCTGGCCAAGCTCCAGGCCCAAG aaaCTGTGCATGAGGTGACTCTGAAGGACAAGGAACCAGACACACAGGACACAGAagatgtgaag AAGGCCCTGGAGCTGCAGATGGAGAGCCACCGGGAGGCCCATCACCGGCAGCTGGCCCGGCTCCGGGACGAGATCAATGAGAAGCAGAAGACCATTGATGAGCTCAAAGA CCTGAATCAGAAACTCCAGTTAGAGCTGGAGAAGCTCCAGGCTGACTACGAGAAGCTGAAGAATGAAGAACATGAGAAAAGcaccaaactccaggagctgac ATTTCTGTACGAGCGACATGAGCAGTCCAAGCAGGACCTTAAGGGTCTGGAGGAGACAGTT GCCCGGGAACTCCAGACCCTCCACAACCTTCGCAAACTGTTCGTTCAAGACGTCACGACTCGAGTCAAGAAA AGTGCAGAAATGGAGCCCGAGGACAGTGGGGGGATTCACTCCCAAAAGCAGAAGATTTCCTTTCTTGAGAACAACCTGGAACAGCTTACAAAGGTTCACAAACAG CTGGTACGTGACAATGCAGATCTGCGTTGTGAGCTTCCTAAACTGGAAAAACGACTTAGGGCTACGGCTGAGAGAGTTAAGGCCCTGGAGGGTGCACTGAAGGAGGCCAAGGAGGGTGCCATGAAGGACAAGCGTCGGTACCAGCAGGAGGTGGACCGCATCAAGGAGGCCGTGCGTTACAAGAGCTCTGGCAAGCGGGGCCATTCTGCCCAGATTG CCAAACCCGTCCGGCCTGGCCACTACCCGGCATCTTCACCCACCAACCCCTATGGCACCCGGAGCCCCGAGTGCATCAGTTACACCAACAGCCTCTTCCAGAACTACCAGAACTTGTACCTGCAGGCCGCACCTAGTTCCACCTCAGATATGTA CTTTGCAAACTCCTGTACCAGCAGTGGGGCCACATCTTCTGGTGGCCCCTTGACTTCCTACCAGAAGGCCAACATGGACAATG GAAATGCCACAGATATCAATGACAATAG GAGTGACCTGCCATGCGGCTACGAGGCTGAGGACCAGGCCAAGCTGTTCCCTCTCCACCAAGAGACGGCAGCCAGCTAA
- the KIF5A gene encoding kinesin heavy chain isoform X1 → MTETNNECSIKVLCRFRPLNQAEILRGDKFIPIFQGDDSVVIGGKPYVFDRVFPPNTTQEQVYHACAMQIVKDVLAGYNGTIFAYGQTSSGKTHTMEGKLHDPQLMGIIPRIARDIFNHIYSMDENLEFHIKVSYFEIYLDKIRDLLDVTKTNLSVHEDKNRVPFVKGCTERFVSSPEEILDVIDEGKSNRHVAVTNMNEHSSRSHSIFLINIKQENMETEQKLSGKLYLVDLAGSEKVSKTGAEGAVLDEAKNINKSLSALGNVISALAEGTKSYVPYRDSKMTRILQDSLGGNCRTTMFICCSPSSFNDAETKSTLMFGQRAKTIKNTASVNLELTAEQWKKKYEKEKEKTKAQKETIAKLEAELSRWRNGENVPETERLAGEEATLGAELCEETPVNDNSSIVVRIAPEERQKYEEEIRRLYKQLDDKDDEINQQSQLIEKLKQQMLDQEELLVSTRGDNEKVQRELSHLQSENDAAKDEVKEVLQALEELAMNYDQKSQEVEEKSQQNQLLVDELSQKVATMLSLESELQRLQEVSGHQRKRIAEVLNGLMKDLSEFSVIVGNGEIKLPVEISGAIEEEFTVARLYISKIKSEVKSVVKRCRQLENLQVECHRKMEVTGRELSSCQLLISQHEAKIRSLTEYMQSVELKKRHLEESYDSLSDELAKLQAQETVHEVTLKDKEPDTQDTEDVKKALELQMESHREAHHRQLARLRDEINEKQKTIDELKDLNQKLQLELEKLQADYEKLKNEEHEKSTKLQELTFLYERHEQSKQDLKGLEETVARELQTLHNLRKLFVQDVTTRVKKSAEMEPEDSGGIHSQKQKISFLENNLEQLTKVHKQVEDWVSKLVRDNADLRCELPKLEKRLRATAERVKALEGALKEAKEGAMKDKRRYQQEVDRIKEAVRYKSSGKRGHSAQIAKPVRPGHYPASSPTNPYGTRSPECISYTNSLFQNYQNLYLQAAPSSTSDMYFANSCTSSGATSSGGPLTSYQKANMDNGNATDINDNRSDLPCGYEAEDQAKLFPLHQETAAS, encoded by the exons ATGACCGAGACCAACAACGAATGTAGCATCAAGGTGCTCTGCCGATTTCGGCCCCTAAATCAGGCCGAGATTCTGCGGGGGGACAAGTTCATTCCCATTTTCCAAGGGGACGACAGCGTCGTTATTGGG GGGAAGCCATATGTCTTTGACCGTGTATTTCCCCCAAACACGACTCAGGAGCAAGTTTATCATGCCTGTGCCATGCAGATTGTCAAAG ATGTCCTAGCTGGCTACAATGGCACCATTTTTGCTTATGGACAGACATCCTCAGGGAAGACACATACTATGGAG GGAAAGCTGCATGACCCCCAGCTGATGGGAATCATTCCTCGAATTGCCCGAGACATCTTCAACCACATCTATTCCATGGATGAGAATCTTGAGTTCCATATCAAG gtttCTTACTTTGAGATTTACCTGGACAAAATCCGTGACCTTCTGGATG TGACCAAGACAAATCTGTCTGTGCATGAGGACAAGAACCGGGTGCCATTTGTCAAG GGTTGTACTGAGCGCTTTGTGTCCAGCCCGGAGGAGATTTTAGATGTGATTGATGAAGGGAAATCAAATCGTCACGTGGCTGTCACCA ACATGAATGAACACAGCTCTCGAAGCCATAGCATCTTCCTCATCAACATCAAGCAGGAAAATATGGAGACTGAGCAGAAGCTGAGTGGAAAGCTGTATCTAGTGGACCTGGCAGGAAGCGAGAAG GTCAGCAAGACTGGAGCTGAGGGAGCCGTGCTGGATGAGGCCAAGAATATCAACAAGTCCCTGTCGGCCCTGGGGAACGTGATCTCGGCGCTGGCTGAGGGCACG AAAAGCTACGTTCCATATCGTGACAGTAAAATGACACGGATTCTCCAGGACTCCTTGGGAGGAAACTGCCGAACAACGATGTTCATCTGCTGCTCACCATCCAGCTTCAACGACGCGGAGACCAAGTCCACCCTGATGTTCGGGCAGCG GGCAAAGACCATTAAGAACACTGCCTCCGTGAATCTGGAGTTGACTGCTGAGCAGtggaaaaagaaatatgagaaggagaaggagaagacgaAGGCTCAGAAGGAGACGATTGCGAAGCTGGAGGCAGAGCTGAGCCGGTGGCGCAATG GAGAGAACGTGCCTGAGACAGAGCGCCTGGCCGGGGAGGAGGCCACCCTGGGAGCCGAGCTCTGCGAGGAGACACCTGTGAATGACAACTCATCCATTGTAGTGCGCATTGCGCCCGAGGAGCGGCAGAAGTATGAGGAGGAGATCCGCCGCCTCTACAAGCAGCTTGATGACAAG GATGATGAGATCAACCAGCAGAGCCAACTCATAGAGAAGCTCAAGCAGCAAATGCTGGACCAGGAAGAG CTGCTGGTGTCCACTCGAGGAGACAATGAGAAGGTCCAGCGGGAGCTGAGCCACCTGCAGTCAGAGAATGATGCCGCAAAGGATGAGGTGAAGGAAGTGCTGCAGGCTCTGGAGGAGCTGGCCATGAACTATGACCAGAAGTCCCAGGAGGTGGAGGAGAAGAGCCAGCAGAACCAGCTTCTGGTGGATGAGCTGTCTCAGAAGGTG GCCACTATGCTGTCCCTGGAGTCTGAGTTGCAGCGGCTGCAGGAGGTCAGTGGACACCAGCGAAAACGGATTGCTGAGGTACTGAATGGGCTGATGAAGGACCTGAGTGAGTTCAGTGTCATCGTGGGCAATGGAGAGATTAAGCTG CCAGTGGAGATTAGTGGGGCCATTGAGGAGGAGTTCACGGTGGCCCGACTCTACATCAGCAAAATCAAATCTGAAGTCAAGTCTGTGGTCAAGCGGTGCCGGCAGCTGGAGAACCTTCAGGTCGAATGTCACCGCAAGATGGAAGTGACTGGGCGGGAGCTCTCATCCTGCCAACTCCTTATCTCCCAG CATGAGGCCAAGATCCGCTCCCTGACGGAATACATGCAGAGCGTGGAACTCAAGAAACGGCACCTGGAAGAGTCCTATGACTCCCTGAGTGACGAGCTGGCCAAGCTCCAGGCCCAAG aaaCTGTGCATGAGGTGACTCTGAAGGACAAGGAACCAGACACACAGGACACAGAagatgtgaag AAGGCCCTGGAGCTGCAGATGGAGAGCCACCGGGAGGCCCATCACCGGCAGCTGGCCCGGCTCCGGGACGAGATCAATGAGAAGCAGAAGACCATTGATGAGCTCAAAGA CCTGAATCAGAAACTCCAGTTAGAGCTGGAGAAGCTCCAGGCTGACTACGAGAAGCTGAAGAATGAAGAACATGAGAAAAGcaccaaactccaggagctgac ATTTCTGTACGAGCGACATGAGCAGTCCAAGCAGGACCTTAAGGGTCTGGAGGAGACAGTT GCCCGGGAACTCCAGACCCTCCACAACCTTCGCAAACTGTTCGTTCAAGACGTCACGACTCGAGTCAAGAAA AGTGCAGAAATGGAGCCCGAGGACAGTGGGGGGATTCACTCCCAAAAGCAGAAGATTTCCTTTCTTGAGAACAACCTGGAACAGCTTACAAAGGTTCACAAACAG GTGGAAGACTGGGTTTCAAAG CTGGTACGTGACAATGCAGATCTGCGTTGTGAGCTTCCTAAACTGGAAAAACGACTTAGGGCTACGGCTGAGAGAGTTAAGGCCCTGGAGGGTGCACTGAAGGAGGCCAAGGAGGGTGCCATGAAGGACAAGCGTCGGTACCAGCAGGAGGTGGACCGCATCAAGGAGGCCGTGCGTTACAAGAGCTCTGGCAAGCGGGGCCATTCTGCCCAGATTG CCAAACCCGTCCGGCCTGGCCACTACCCGGCATCTTCACCCACCAACCCCTATGGCACCCGGAGCCCCGAGTGCATCAGTTACACCAACAGCCTCTTCCAGAACTACCAGAACTTGTACCTGCAGGCCGCACCTAGTTCCACCTCAGATATGTA CTTTGCAAACTCCTGTACCAGCAGTGGGGCCACATCTTCTGGTGGCCCCTTGACTTCCTACCAGAAGGCCAACATGGACAATG GAAATGCCACAGATATCAATGACAATAG GAGTGACCTGCCATGCGGCTACGAGGCTGAGGACCAGGCCAAGCTGTTCCCTCTCCACCAAGAGACGGCAGCCAGCTAA